In the Roseibium sp. HPY-6 genome, one interval contains:
- a CDS encoding arsenate reductase (azurin) small subunit — protein MTKHQNPIDPALIEAINGPKDVAKTGKRCLMNRRQFLLTSGITTFTVMVALKAGPASAQVPAVVSTYERKLIGKLSELKEDEPLDFTYPDEGAYSESMLVKLGREAGGGIGPDKDVVAFNYTCTHQGGPLQGTYKSEDKVLGPCPLHLTTFDLTRHGIFISGQAYQSLPQVLLEVDGDDIYAVGMFGLIYGRYDNLKG, from the coding sequence ATGACGAAACATCAAAACCCGATCGATCCGGCCCTGATCGAAGCCATCAACGGCCCCAAGGACGTCGCCAAGACGGGTAAGCGCTGCCTGATGAACCGGCGCCAGTTCCTGCTGACTTCGGGCATCACGACCTTTACGGTCATGGTTGCTCTGAAGGCCGGCCCCGCATCAGCCCAGGTTCCTGCAGTCGTTTCGACCTATGAACGCAAGCTGATCGGCAAGCTTTCCGAGCTCAAGGAGGACGAACCTCTCGACTTCACCTATCCCGACGAGGGTGCCTACTCGGAATCGATGCTGGTCAAGCTCGGCCGCGAGGCCGGGGGCGGCATCGGCCCGGATAAGGACGTAGTTGCGTTCAACTACACCTGCACCCACCAGGGCGGCCCGCTTCAGGGCACCTACAAATCCGAGGACAAGGTGCTTGGGCCATGCCCGCTGCACCTGACCACGTTCGATCTGACACGTCACGGCATCTTCATCTCCGGACAAGCTTACCAGAGCCTTCCTCAAGTGCTTTTGGAAGTCGACGGAGATGACATCTACGCCGTTGGCATGTTCGGCCTGATCTATGGCCGCTACGACAATCTCAAGGGCTGA
- a CDS encoding DUF2478 domain-containing protein, with the protein MTQEKPLAAIRYSQGMDVDPAFDTFVDKLRTLGLRPAGFLQRQEPDGPGCCPVSHLEDLASGTKTRITQPLGSGSTGCRLDPGALANAAECITRQLDKRPDLLILNRFGRGEAEGRGFRPAIERAVDLGIPVLTAVKDRYIPAWQEFSVDLAEELAADPEQMLAWLLPQLRQVPDPLMALDVLRGTTQ; encoded by the coding sequence ATGACCCAGGAAAAACCTCTCGCCGCAATCAGATACAGCCAGGGCATGGATGTGGACCCGGCATTCGATACATTTGTCGACAAGCTGCGAACGCTTGGCCTGAGGCCTGCAGGCTTCCTGCAACGACAGGAGCCGGACGGTCCCGGTTGTTGTCCGGTCTCACATCTGGAGGATCTGGCCAGCGGCACGAAAACACGGATAACCCAACCGCTCGGGTCGGGGTCGACCGGATGCAGACTTGATCCCGGTGCCCTTGCGAATGCTGCAGAATGCATCACGCGACAACTCGATAAGCGGCCTGACCTGCTTATTCTGAACCGTTTCGGGCGGGGCGAAGCCGAAGGCAGGGGCTTCCGCCCGGCGATCGAGCGCGCGGTCGACCTTGGAATACCCGTGCTGACGGCGGTCAAGGACCGCTACATACCTGCCTGGCAGGAATTCAGCGTCGATTTGGCAGAAGAATTGGCCGCCGATCCGGAACAAATGCTCGCCTGGTTGCTTCCGCAGCTTCGGCAGGTCCCAGATCCCCTGATGGCATTGGATGTGCTGCGAGGCACGACCCAATGA
- a CDS encoding cytochrome c peroxidase codes for MSKAMKKTVSAWALAGASVLAIATGAIAADRPSELAPLGDPPIPADNPQTPEKIELGKMLFFDPRLSGNGAMPCSACHLPDAGWDFPDKISLGYPGTVHWRNSQTVINSAYYGNLFWAGSSKSLEAQAKSAATGAVAGNGEADMMESRLAFIPEYRERFKDVFGTEYPRLSHAWMAIAAFERTLVQTDTPFDNYMRGDDAALDDAQKRGLDLFTGKAGCSQCHSGALLSNQKYYNLGVPAYDGWEDDELAQITFRYELYAKGSTEEMYRTYKDDPGAYFRAKDKNHLGKFRVPSLRYTMYTAPYMHNGMIETLEDVVEFYNQGGGENQFAETKSELIKPLGLDDAEKADLVAFLESLSGERIVMEEPELPDYDVLPAASN; via the coding sequence ATGTCAAAAGCCATGAAGAAAACCGTCTCCGCATGGGCACTTGCAGGCGCTTCCGTGCTTGCCATTGCCACCGGAGCCATTGCTGCCGACCGGCCTTCAGAACTTGCGCCGCTCGGCGACCCGCCGATCCCGGCCGACAACCCGCAAACGCCGGAAAAGATCGAGCTCGGCAAGATGCTGTTCTTTGATCCGCGCCTGTCGGGCAACGGCGCCATGCCATGTTCGGCCTGCCACCTGCCCGATGCCGGCTGGGATTTCCCGGACAAGATTTCGCTCGGATATCCGGGAACGGTCCACTGGCGGAACTCCCAGACGGTCATCAACTCGGCCTACTACGGCAACCTGTTCTGGGCGGGATCATCGAAGTCGTTGGAAGCGCAGGCCAAGTCCGCCGCAACGGGTGCAGTCGCCGGGAACGGCGAAGCAGACATGATGGAATCCCGTCTCGCGTTCATTCCCGAATATCGCGAGCGGTTCAAGGATGTCTTCGGAACCGAATACCCGCGCCTGAGCCATGCATGGATGGCAATTGCTGCCTTTGAACGCACGCTCGTTCAAACCGATACGCCTTTCGACAACTATATGCGCGGTGACGATGCGGCTCTGGACGATGCGCAAAAACGCGGTCTGGATCTCTTCACCGGCAAGGCAGGGTGCTCGCAGTGCCACAGCGGCGCGCTGCTGAGCAACCAGAAGTACTACAATCTTGGCGTCCCGGCCTACGATGGCTGGGAAGACGACGAGCTCGCTCAGATCACATTCCGCTACGAGCTTTACGCAAAAGGCTCCACGGAAGAGATGTACCGGACCTACAAGGACGATCCGGGTGCTTACTTCCGTGCCAAGGACAAGAACCACCTCGGCAAGTTCCGCGTGCCGTCGCTGCGCTACACAATGTACACAGCGCCTTACATGCACAACGGCATGATCGAGACCCTTGAAGACGTGGTCGAGTTCTACAACCAGGGTGGCGGCGAGAACCAGTTCGCCGAGACCAAGAGCGAACTCATCAAGCCACTGGGGCTGGATGATGCCGAAAAGGCCGATCTCGTGGCCTTCCTGGAAAGCCTCTCCGGCGAACGCATCGTGATGGAGGAGCCAGAACTCCCCGACTATGACGTTCTTCCGGCGGCTTCGAACTAA
- a CDS encoding cytochrome c peroxidase, with translation MRLTASLAALLLATTAAWSADQGPVTPMEVNPELAELGKRLFYDARLSGDTNLSCSSCHQPDLAFTDGQALSTAYSGSEGFRNTPTLSNVGQRAAWLHDGRLGTNLNDVSREMITEDYIMNMDMRMMQERLKQDPVYVEMFKAAGKGEPSNGGARSALQEFLKSIASAGAPFDTGEMSEAAKRGYVNFKGKAGCTACHSGDRFTDDLPHNIGVPNNPDIWTDPLRHQTYVAYAKFMGVENYMNQREDLGAYVRDHKEGSKRTFMTPTLRELTYTAPYMHNGMLATLEDVIEFYNQGGGDDPNKDPRLKPLELTRGEKADLVEFLKSLSGDSYNQPAYVWEQDDYGYEVVPDWKNATN, from the coding sequence ATGCGCCTTACTGCAAGTCTTGCAGCTCTGCTATTAGCCACCACGGCAGCCTGGTCCGCCGACCAGGGTCCTGTGACGCCGATGGAGGTCAATCCCGAGCTGGCCGAACTCGGCAAGCGTCTCTTCTACGATGCGCGCCTGTCCGGTGACACCAATCTATCTTGTTCATCCTGCCATCAGCCGGATCTCGCCTTTACCGACGGGCAAGCCCTGTCGACCGCCTACAGCGGTTCCGAGGGTTTCCGGAACACGCCGACCCTTTCCAATGTCGGCCAGCGCGCCGCATGGCTGCATGATGGTCGTCTCGGAACCAACCTGAACGACGTCTCCCGTGAAATGATTACGGAAGACTACATCATGAACATGGACATGCGGATGATGCAGGAGCGTCTGAAGCAGGATCCGGTCTATGTCGAGATGTTCAAGGCCGCTGGAAAAGGGGAGCCGTCCAACGGCGGCGCACGTTCGGCATTGCAGGAATTCCTGAAATCGATCGCCTCCGCGGGAGCACCGTTCGACACCGGCGAAATGAGCGAAGCCGCAAAACGCGGTTACGTGAACTTCAAGGGTAAGGCTGGCTGCACCGCCTGTCACTCCGGTGACCGGTTCACCGACGACCTGCCGCACAACATTGGCGTGCCCAACAATCCGGACATATGGACCGATCCGTTGCGGCATCAGACTTATGTCGCCTACGCGAAGTTCATGGGTGTCGAAAACTACATGAACCAGCGCGAAGACCTTGGCGCTTATGTTCGCGATCACAAGGAAGGTTCCAAGCGCACGTTCATGACACCGACCTTGCGCGAGCTGACATACACCGCGCCCTACATGCACAACGGCATGCTGGCGACGCTGGAAGACGTTATCGAGTTCTACAATCAGGGCGGCGGCGACGATCCCAACAAGGATCCGCGCCTGAAACCTCTGGAGCTGACCCGGGGCGAGAAAGCTGACCTTGTCGAGTTCCTGAAATCGCTTTCCGGCGACAGCTACAACCAACCCGCCTACGTCTGGGAACAGGATGACTACGGTTACGAAGTCGTTCCCGACTGGAAAAATGCGACCAACTGA
- a CDS encoding plastocyanin/azurin family copper-binding protein: MSMFPVRMATSVLVSFLLFGTAFAQTEIKSQDIDQITDPAAETVLDMFRFEPDFVALPLGGRVTFNNSRGQHTVHSVKGLIPEGVEAISIANTASETRTMDVPGLYVLSCKVHGRYGMVMLIAVGERGTWKNPPDSWTKKMSGRGGEKLDLLLTKLDETMPR; encoded by the coding sequence ATGAGTATGTTCCCGGTCAGAATGGCAACATCTGTCTTGGTATCATTCCTGCTTTTCGGAACAGCATTCGCGCAAACCGAAATTAAGAGCCAGGACATCGACCAAATCACCGATCCGGCAGCGGAAACCGTTCTCGACATGTTCAGGTTCGAACCGGATTTCGTCGCGCTCCCGCTCGGTGGACGCGTTACGTTCAACAACTCGCGCGGCCAACACACTGTGCACAGCGTGAAGGGACTAATCCCGGAAGGTGTTGAAGCCATATCCATCGCAAACACGGCCTCGGAAACACGAACGATGGATGTCCCAGGGCTCTATGTGCTCTCCTGCAAGGTTCACGGCCGCTACGGCATGGTGATGCTGATCGCCGTCGGTGAGCGGGGGACCTGGAAAAACCCGCCTGACAGCTGGACGAAAAAGATGTCTGGCAGAGGGGGCGAAAAACTCGATCTTCTTTTGACCAAACTCGACGAAACGATGCCCAGATGA
- the moaA gene encoding GTP 3',8-cyclase MoaA codes for MTVDPKHKTNDDCRKRDPERQNRLLRDQFGRTATYLRLSVTDRCDLRCTYCMAENMTFLPRKDLLSLEELYRLTTIFMEHGVRKIRLTGGEPLVRKNVMSLFENLSRHLANGDLDEVTLTTNGSLLSRYARDLARFGVKRVNVSLDTLDGDRYRAITRWGSINRVFAGLDAAQDAGLHVKLNAVAQKGAFEKELNDLIRFAHGRGMDLTLIEEMPLGGAASCRHSSFLSLADLRHRLEQEWSLEPLAVTTGGPAKYVRISETGGRLGFITPMSCDFCSDCNRIRLSCTGELYTCMGQEGGLSLRDALRQSDGNEIVAQLLRQKVFEKPSGHDFLIEDRQVRGLTRAMSTLGG; via the coding sequence ATGACGGTCGATCCGAAACACAAGACAAATGATGACTGCCGCAAGCGGGACCCTGAGCGGCAGAACAGGCTTCTCAGGGACCAGTTCGGCAGGACCGCAACTTATCTGCGCCTCTCAGTGACGGACCGATGCGACCTGCGCTGTACATACTGCATGGCGGAGAACATGACTTTTCTGCCGCGCAAGGATCTGTTGTCGTTGGAGGAGCTTTACCGGCTGACGACGATCTTCATGGAGCATGGCGTGCGCAAGATCCGCCTGACCGGTGGTGAACCGCTGGTTCGAAAAAACGTTATGAGCCTCTTTGAGAACCTGTCCCGGCACCTTGCAAATGGCGACCTGGACGAAGTAACCCTCACGACGAATGGCTCGCTCCTGTCGCGCTACGCCCGTGATCTTGCCCGTTTTGGCGTCAAACGTGTGAATGTCTCGCTCGACACTCTGGACGGTGACCGTTATCGGGCCATCACCCGATGGGGCTCGATTAACCGCGTGTTTGCGGGGCTCGACGCAGCACAGGATGCCGGGCTGCATGTCAAACTCAACGCCGTTGCGCAAAAAGGCGCGTTCGAAAAAGAGCTGAACGACCTGATCAGATTCGCTCACGGCCGGGGAATGGACCTGACGCTTATCGAAGAAATGCCGCTTGGCGGTGCCGCTTCCTGCAGACATTCCAGCTTCCTTTCACTCGCCGACCTGCGTCACAGACTTGAACAAGAATGGTCACTTGAGCCTCTTGCCGTGACAACAGGCGGCCCTGCGAAATATGTCCGGATCTCGGAGACCGGCGGTCGCCTCGGCTTCATCACCCCAATGTCCTGCGATTTTTGTTCCGACTGCAACAGGATCAGGCTGAGCTGCACAGGTGAACTCTACACCTGCATGGGACAGGAAGGCGGGCTGTCGCTGCGCGACGCGCTCCGGCAGTCGGATGGGAACGAAATCGTCGCCCAGCTCCTCCGCCAAAAGGTGTTCGAAAAACCCTCCGGGCACGATTTCCTGATTGAAGACCGCCAAGTTCGCGGCCTTACCCGCGCCATGTCGACACTTGGGGGCTAG
- a CDS encoding helix-turn-helix domain-containing protein, translating into MRTMNGLPVDACGDDQVAGNLCSLEHSCGFHSQNCICATLRSTFGMDLPKGAHRFALATGQEIEPDTLPNSPVIGVLTGAVGIVAHLSDGRRTITGLFLPGDYINLASLKRQFDGTITALAPSAVQVMEHLVFEKVLDRSNSAREHFIDQTNNFLFRLLDHSNDLAKKTPVERIAAFIFELKNRMLPRKDDQFNAISIPFGRRDIADYLGLQPETVSRCFTTLTHEGVISLPEADLIMIEDVRRLRLIANGGRPRKRGN; encoded by the coding sequence ATGCGAACCATGAACGGACTGCCAGTTGATGCTTGCGGTGATGATCAAGTCGCCGGCAATCTATGCAGCCTGGAACACAGCTGTGGTTTTCATTCGCAAAACTGTATCTGCGCGACGCTCCGCTCTACTTTCGGAATGGATCTTCCAAAAGGTGCGCACCGGTTCGCGCTTGCGACCGGACAGGAAATCGAACCCGATACGCTTCCCAATTCTCCGGTGATCGGCGTGTTGACCGGAGCCGTTGGCATCGTTGCCCATCTCAGCGACGGCAGACGCACCATAACGGGGCTCTTTTTACCAGGTGACTACATCAATCTCGCCTCTTTGAAACGCCAGTTCGACGGAACGATCACGGCACTTGCGCCAAGCGCTGTCCAGGTGATGGAACATCTGGTTTTCGAAAAGGTGCTGGACCGTTCAAACTCGGCAAGAGAGCACTTCATCGATCAGACAAACAACTTTCTGTTTCGGCTTCTCGACCACAGCAACGACCTGGCCAAGAAGACGCCGGTCGAACGCATTGCGGCATTTATCTTCGAGCTCAAAAACCGGATGCTACCGCGCAAGGATGATCAGTTCAACGCGATTTCCATACCGTTCGGACGTCGCGATATCGCTGACTATCTCGGCCTCCAACCGGAGACGGTAAGCCGCTGTTTCACCACGCTGACCCATGAGGGGGTCATCAGTCTTCCTGAGGCGGATCTCATCATGATTGAAGATGTCCGCCGTCTACGCCTGATCGCCAACGGAGGCCGGCCGCGCAAACGCGGAAACTGA